CTAGGCCACGTGGGTGAAGGCCATTGTCGTCAATCTGAGGCCATACCCACACAACCTTAAGTTACTCTTCAAAAACCTCGATCTGCACTTCAGCCCTGACTATGCTGATTCTTAGAGGTTCATTGTCCTCACCTGTCCCAGTTACCCAAGTATTGTTTATGAGATGGAAAACACTAATCCCACTAGGGATCGTCTCCCTGTTGGCGTTCTCGGAAAAAGCGATCGCCCATGGGGTACAAATTCAACATCATCAGATCCCGGCCGTTCAAATCCAAGCCACCTACGATTCTGGGGAACCGATGGATAACGCTCAAGTGACTATCTACGCTCCTGATGACCCGGCTAACCCTTGGATGCAAGGCATATCCGATACTCAAGGTGAGTTTGTTTTCGTACCCGAACCGGGTCAAACCGGAACATGGACAGTCAGAATTCGTAAAGCGGGGCATGGTCAAATTTTCCATATTCCCAACCCTGAAGCCCAAAACTCTGACTCTCAAGCCTCCCAACCGGCGATCGCCAATGCGACTTTAGGAGGGTATACTTCTATGCAAAAAGGCTTGATGATTGCCTCAGCGATCTGGGGATTTATCGGAACCGCCCTATTTTTCTCCCGCAGTCATCCCCGCAGTAATCGGAGTCAGTCGAATGCACATTCCTGATGGTATGCTTCCCCCGCAAGTGGCGATCGTGGGATATGCCATGAGTGGGGGAATCATGGCATGGTCTTTAAAACAGATTGAAAGAAGCGATCGCACCCAAGAACAAATTCCCAAAGCCTCCTTACTCACGGCTGCTTTTTTTGTCTCGTCCTCCATTCATCTTCCCATTCCTCCCGCCAGCGTCCATTTAGTTCTTAATGGATTACTCGGAGCCATATTAGGCTATTATGCCTTTCCCGCCATTGTGATTGGATTATTTTTTCAAGCCGTCATGTTCCAACATGGAGGACTATCCACCCTCGGAATCAAT
The nucleotide sequence above comes from Roseofilum capinflatum BLCC-M114. Encoded proteins:
- a CDS encoding carboxypeptidase-like regulatory domain-containing protein: MRWKTLIPLGIVSLLAFSEKAIAHGVQIQHHQIPAVQIQATYDSGEPMDNAQVTIYAPDDPANPWMQGISDTQGEFVFVPEPGQTGTWTVRIRKAGHGQIFHIPNPEAQNSDSQASQPAIANATLGGYTSMQKGLMIASAIWGFIGTALFFSRSHPRSNRSQSNAHS
- the cbiM gene encoding cobalt transporter CbiM, whose amino-acid sequence is MHIPDGMLPPQVAIVGYAMSGGIMAWSLKQIERSDRTQEQIPKASLLTAAFFVSSSIHLPIPPASVHLVLNGLLGAILGYYAFPAIVIGLFFQAVMFQHGGLSTLGINALLMGLPALLAGYIFRSRFAFGGRDRPWTGLFGFLSGSTAVGLSATMFLSVVLLTLPVDIDQTLEQASLWGLMFAHIPLVILEGLFTAMVVIFLERVKPELING